The window TAGAGTTTTTTAAAGACTTAACCTATAAAAGTGATATTTTTAATTTATAAATAAAAATAAGCTATTTTTTTAAATATCTAAAATAAATTAAATAAATTTATGAAATAATATATCCTTTATAAATTTTTCAATGAAAATTAAACAGATGAAAATCAGCATTATGCAAAAACTTTATAAATAAAAAAAAATAAATATTTATCCGAGAATAATATGTACTCAATTACATATCACCCCCTTTACATATGTTTTTTTTAAAAATTAAACCTTTGCATATTATTCTCACTTTTTATTAAACTATTTTTCGTTATTTTTAAATTTAAAGCAAAATTAGCGATTTTTATATTAAGAGGTTTGTCAAACCAAGTTTATTTTTCTAAATTAAAGTTTATTGAATTTCCGACCAACTCTATTTTTTCCAAGGTGTTTTCCGTTTTATAGACAAGAATTTCCACACCTTCATGGTATGCCTTTTTCAAAGTTTGAGAAAATTCTGGATCATTTTCCCAATTAGGCCTAAAGCTGTTTCCGTTTGGATGCTCAATCAAGAAAAATACAACTGAACGAATCCCTTCTTTTTTAAGTGAAATAAGCTCTTCCAAGTGTTTTCTGCCTCTTTCAGTAGGAGCATCGGGAAACTGTGCAATTCCATCTTTAATTAAGGTAACTGATTTTACCTCAACATAGGCCTCATCAACTGGATTGTTATCATCATCCAAATTAGCCAAATAGATGTCAATTCTTGAATTGCCGATAGTCTTTTCAGATTCGACAATATCATATCCTAACAATTCCCTGACTTTACCATTCAAGATGGCATCGATGACAATCTTACTAGCCTGTTGAGAATACATGGCAACAAGTGCACCATTGTTTTCAATCAAATGAAGAGAATACTTTGTCTTTCTGTTTGGATTATCGCTTGGCTTAAGATAAACAGTTACGCCATCGATCAATAGCTCCTTGCATCTGCCTGTATTAGGCAAGTGAGCCCTGACCATTTCTCCATCAATTTCCACTTCAGCGATGAATCTATTCGCCCTATTCCTAAAAATAGCCTTTACTAAATCAGTCATTTAATCACTTAATTAAAATATAAAAATAATATAAAAATAAGAAATTAAAAATAAAAATGAATAATCCCTTATTAAAAATCACAAGATAAAATAAATATCTGATTTAATTATTCAATTAAACCACTCATCACTGCTCCCAAATACTGTGTCAAGTCTTGAGCTCCAAAACCATATCCTTGAGCTGCATAAGCCAAATCTCCAGCTTTTCCATTAAGATATGGGGCAAGTAGCGCTGCATCAAAACTGCTTAATCCTTGAGAGAGTAAGCTTAAGGCAATTCCTGCCAATGCATCTCCAGTTCCACCAACAGTCATTCCAGGATTTCCAGTTCTGTTGATTTTCATTCTCTTTCCATTAAATATGAAATCATATTTTCCTTTCAATATAACGGAACCATCAATACTTTTTGTAATCTTATGAATGGCATCGATTTTATCGTTGACTTTTCTAAAATCAAGATTCTCATTGTCTTCCAATTTGACAAATTTCTCAAGATTATTCAAATCCTCTTTTGAAGCGTTTTTAAAGAATGACTTGAATTCAGACAAATGAGGTGTGACAATCAAGTCCTCCTTTTTGGAAACAAGACTTAAATCAACTAATTTCAATGCATCTGCATCCAATACCAATGGCTTGTCAATCTTCATTGCCAATACATTGAATAGCTTGCCTGTTTCCTCATTTTGACTTGAACCTGGACCTAATAACACTGCATCAGCTTTTGAGGCAAGTTCCAAAATGTCCTCCAAATCATCCAAAGACAGGCAATCACCTTTTGCCTCTTTTACAATAAAGTCTTCAGATATTGCCTTTATGGCAAGAGCAGCGTTTTGAGGAGTGCAAATATAAGTCAAATCTGCACCTGTTGCAATAG of the Methanobrevibacter ruminantium genome contains:
- the sfsA gene encoding DNA/RNA nuclease SfsA, whose protein sequence is MTDLVKAIFRNRANRFIAEVEIDGEMVRAHLPNTGRCKELLIDGVTVYLKPSDNPNRKTKYSLHLIENNGALVAMYSQQASKIVIDAILNGKVRELLGYDIVESEKTIGNSRIDIYLANLDDDNNPVDEAYVEVKSVTLIKDGIAQFPDAPTERGRKHLEELISLKKEGIRSVVFFLIEHPNGNSFRPNWENDPEFSQTLKKAYHEGVEILVYKTENTLEKIELVGNSINFNLEK